ttattAGTTTCATAAAAGATAAGAGAAgatgattattatttataagaaaatacCTTCAAATAATGAAAATGGTCTGTCAGGTGACCTGCTTTGATGTGTTCCATAATCCATGCACCACTCTGCAAACTTGCAAGCTCTGTAAAGATATTTTATATCCTGCAAAAAAATCAATACTTTATTCTGATAATATCTATCCAAATTATGTTATATCTTCATTGTAAATTCAATACAACCTTTGTTTGCTGGAAAAGACTTAAAAACGTGTATGCATTTCCAGCTACACCATGGCATATTCCATATCCTTTTTTAAGTAATCCTCTTGACCAAATCACTTCTCCACATTGTACAGCAGttgttaaataattttcatctttgtatatctatatacacatacatttcATTATGTATTAGAAATTTAAAATTACTAAAAGTTATATGATTTAAACAATAACAACCTCATAAGCTAAACAAAATAACATAGTCATTCCAGGTGCACCGTGGCACCAATGGACCAATTTATCAGTGTGACTTCCAATAGAGGATGGAAAGTTTCCAGAAGGATATCGTATATTCTGAAGAAAGTCTAATGCAGGCTTTATATCCTTTTGTAATTGAGTTTGTGTTAAATATTGCTGTGCCTATAAAtagatttaaatatttgaagattACAAAAAATTTTTCATACAAGTATTGCTATTAAAATAGcataacaaaaatttttatttatactaaaGATGTATCGATTAATAGCCTAGCTGGTTCAGCCGATTATCGGCCCACTTTTGTAATCGGTGACAAATCGACAACTGGTCGGTAAAAAAAGTCAATTGACCGGTCTTAAATTTTCGGTATTATTAATAACttgatatagaaataaaaattcaatgttctttctttactgtcattagtataattttaatattttttaatatgtatatattattacttgTAGGAATGTATTTATGTGCAACATAattattacataaaaatttaaaaataattataatagttAGTACTTATTGAAATAAACTAAATAAGAACCAATTGACTAGGAATTTTGGccattatttcttaattttattataatcaaAAGCTCGTTAAAACGAAGAAACAAGAcataatacaataaatatataaataacaaacaatgtaaacaaattttttctttggattcgtaatatTAAACAATCATGAATTCAACGCATTTTGTAGCAATATCTGAAAATGATCGGCAGAGATGACTAGTTGGCTTCTTGGAAGCAAAAACATAATTAATGCGTCTTTCATTTATACCATAcctgtaatagtatgtaaagtatTCCACCCAATCCATGTGCACCACCAATATACTCTGACCCATGCCAAACATACATTAAAGGTGTTTTATACTTTCTTGAAGCAGAATACAGATTTCCAGATTTAATTATGAGTGCTATGACCTGAtatgatatttttttaattattgtgtATTAAAGCATTGATTACCTTTACTTTAAATTTAACTTTCATTGCTCTGATAGTACCTGTTTAATAAGATCATTTTCTATGGGAGCAGGAGATATATTTGAATTTAAGAAGAGGAGGGAAAACAGATAACCAGCTCTTCCATAAAGTAACTCATCAGGCAAATCACTACTTTCATTTAAAACAACTGATTGCAGTAATTTTACCCTAAAAGATAATCCAAATTATCAAacttaaaaaaattgtttcaaattttGTACATCTATAAGtgtgaaatattattaaactaTATACGTTGAAATCATATTTTGTGCTACATCAGAATAGCCTTCGGAATGAAAAACAACTGCACCTAAGGCTAGTGGACCTACAATACCAGTCAAAAATGTAATTTCTCTTTTACCCCTGAATTTGCCTATACATACATTTAATAATTCCATTGCTTCCTGCTCAAAAAAAATGTGCATTTAAGAAATAATTCATCTTTTAAAGGAATAAGAATATCGAAGGATTCATACATCAATATAAACTGGTTCATTAAAGCACTTTCCATATTTGTAAAACATGTACGCAATCCCTGCTGATCCAGTATATATGGAATAATCATCATTATAAGTCCAatggtttttcttttctttcaatcgATCTATCaatctttttatatatatttttattgtttcttTATAGTCTTCATTGATCTAACAAGCATCAATCTCTTTAAGTtccatacatatacatatgcttgtaaataatttatatttatgtgcttataataatttactatctAATTATtgaataatgtatatatattgaACAATAATTACCTCATTAGTAGTTGCATTCACAACATTTGCTGAAATTACATTAGGATAATCATCGAATGGATTATCATAATGTCGGTTGTCCATTTTGGCACAAATTAAGTGCTTAAAtcgattaattatattaatatatgttATGCCAAGCGATTTTTCTCTGCTTATTTTATATGTGAAACCTGCCTAGGAAAGATTTTGTAATCCAATATTTTaccaattaataattttaattttttaagttaGTTCGCgcgaaaagaaattttttacaaggttaacaaagttaaaaaagtaacaaggttaaaaaatatattttttgttaaatGAAAGTAATACTTCTCAAACACAGATTAATATGTTCATTACATAAAAAAtccaaataaatattttctacaaataCTACATTCTATATAATCATAATGGAGAAAGATTTTTTAGAAACATACTGAAAACGTAAGTATTTGACGCATCAttctaaaaatatacatatatcacttGTCAACAAACCTGCCTCTCAAATTGTTTTAAAGAATTAGATTTTCcagtaaaatattatttgtaatccacaaagaaagaaaaaaatttagGACACAACTGTGTTTATAACTAtaatcgtaatatagtattcgAGATATCGAAACATGAAAATAAAACTTTTTTACTTTCGTATCAACGTTACCGACTGAGCATAGATTAAAAATATTCAGGGTGAATAGTTCCATAATATGCATAACGTATAATATGGttcaaagaaatttttaaaataattacaatatACGTTTTATCCATTTTTCCTCCAAGTCATCaactattttttaatttattatgcaCATGAAAATGAAATCAAAGCATATCAACAAGTGAGTCATAACCACActcatatttttaaatttaaacgcactttttacaatttttcgtCATTTTTCAGATGAATAACTATTAGTTTCTAACATTTTATATgctacacacatatatatataatcatgcTAAAAATCCAATTTTAGTCTCGATCATGTGCCGAAGCGCACTGTCCATTTCCGGtttcttatttaaatttaaattcaagTTATCTTAAAAAGTTTTGAAAGGAACAATATCTTCTCCCACACTAACTGTAAGGTTTAGTTATATCTAGAATTTACCATTATtctataatataaaagaaaggaaaataagGAAACATTTCCCTTAAATAAAACTGTATATTTCTACAAAGTCATCCGACATATCGTCGAAGTGCGTTATTCCGATTTCCTTCCATGATATTGATCATCCAAACGATGATGGAACTCGGCGATATTCGGTAAATAAATTTGATTATTCCAATCAAAATAGAATGTTGCAGGAATCCGGTGGTCACGTTTTCTTTGCCTATAGTCCTGATCGCACTCTGAACGTATTTTTCAGGGGTAGGAACTAGCCATCCTGATCGCGGTGACTCTGTCGTATGATTTGTCACTGTGCCTGGTAACAAACACTGCACGATTACACCTTGTTTTCCATATTCTATCTGTAAGTCTCTGCTAAATTTGACAATGTATGCTTTTGTTGCAGCAAACACTGTCAATAAAGGACTCGGCAACACAGCCACCATCGAGGCTACGTTCACTATGACTCCTTTTCCTCTAACAACCATTTGTGGTAATAGAATTCGACACATATTCGTTACAACGACTATGTTACAATGAACGATACTCATGTAGATCTTCTCCTTGTGAGGAAGATCCAGGAAATATTCCGGATGCGGATATGACATGCCGAGATTATTTATCAACACACCGATCTCCAACCCGAACATTTCTTTTTCGATCACGTTGTACGTCTCCAGACCTTCCGACAGATCCAGCTTAATTACTTTTGTCTTCACATTGTACATCGCCTCGATATTACTCGCGATAGACTTTAAATTCTCCGTATCAGGACTGACCAGGATCACGTTCAAACCCATCCTTGCTAATGCCTCCGCGTACGCTCTTCCAATTCCATGAGAACATCCTGTGACTACTGCCCACTTACCCATTGAACATAAATCAACTACAGATACTGAGAAAAAGTTCTTGTATATTCGGTATATTACATCACGGGAAAGTCTGTAGCCCCAATATATAATCGCCGCATAACCTATCTTCTCGACCAACATTATTTGCGATTGTAACACGTGCTTCCGGTCTGGTTTCTGATCAGTGTCACAGGACAACCGATAAGTTGGCTGACTTCATTTATCGTCTCGAGTAATTCGTCACTAATGGATTGGAAAAGGAGTTCTTTGCGCAATACTCAATGCTGGCGTAGCGGTGACATATTGTGAGGTCCTGAAACAGTCGAACGGAAATTagcaaaatttgaaaaaagcagacagcttttcaatatttctcgtgttctatttttgaattattttttatctaTTAAATGATATATAGTCTTCCCTTCACTTTCATTCTTTCGATAGAATTAGTTTGTTGTAACTAAGTTCGAAGATTGCCAATTTGTTCTGTCAGTGCCGATGTACTGGTCACATCTGTTACTTTGTACTGTTTAGCGCTGCTGATGAAATTCTAAACTTATATCATGTCTTCCACAAACTTTTCactgaaaatatatatagaatgagaaATTGAATACTTCAGTGAATGAAATTTCCTATCTTACGATTTGTAATTGTCTGAATGTCAATTCGCAAAGAGACACTCACAATGATTCTGACAGAGCAACGACTCCTACGGTTAAGTGATAAGTTTTTCTAAATGAAATCTAGTAAAAATTGattatataaatgaaaaatcgagaatattatctaataatttgttttttatattttgacTATCAACTCTTTTCCGTACGAGATAGTAAACCATATCCGCTGCCAACATACCAGATGTTAAAGCGTTtgcatatttcctgttattcatCTCAAGCGTGTTTAGCACTCAACAAAGTTAGTATTTAAAACATTGTCCGAGGACAATGCTTTATCTTCCTGGAGATCCTTGTTATAGGTGAACGGAATTCCTCCCAAAAAATAGTCATGAAACTCGTTAAATATGGAATATCATGGATACATGGTAGTGCGCCAAAATTTCCAGCCAGgaaaattttttactttatattcgagaaacgaaaaataaaagaattttaagCAGCATTGAGTATAATagtattgttgaggttattagatgtataaagagagaaatttatttaatagagaagtgtaataataagtaggaatacgatttgagctggtccagatccgcacgttAGCAGTGTTatcttataactgaaaaaccccgaagccaacgccgcctgtctattgtttatggtctgccttcatgctagtcttttgtctatatgctgtcgatggcttcagcgcttgagaagactaaaaagaccagatgtagagttttcgtagaagtggtgacctcttcaacaagtatgataaataaaagaaaatatgtagtataatacacataaaaaACTACTACATAGTTGcataatattctttaaaattctttaaGAAATCTATCTGATGTAAAACTTTTGAACGTCACTGTATAACCGAGTAACTTAACCAGCAAAATTAgtagaattaaaaatatttctaattacaTTATTAATACACTATTAATTATActattaattacaaattaacatacactattaattacaaaaattttaaAAGTAGAATAGCAATTTTTCATTCATGAAAATGAATACAATCATGATTGTGTTACCGAGGCACCAAACATATTCACGAAACCGAATTCCTCGCTGCTATAAATGGTCAAACCGCAAAGGTGACTCAATTGAATCGCTGTTAATGAAGACCAAAAGAGAAACTTAGCTTGAAACGAAGAATTACAACATGCAACATACAAGTATGGAATATGTAAATCGAGAAAAAAATTCTTTCCTCTTCTAACATTTTTCTGATATTTCAACAAAATTTGTTTTTTACATTTACATGTTGTTATTCACTTCGACAAGTATTAAAATAGTAGCGTTGAAAGTATGTTTACAGCTCACCGATAGGGTCCCTGTCGCTTATAGCGTACATGCCGTTCTCTGTTATTTCAGAAAAATCCAGTTTGCTGGTCGAAGAACGTCGATCAATTTGGAAGGGATTCGCCGTTATTGCATCATTGCCCTAAGGCACGTTTACTTCACTTCGTATCTCTTGCAACCTCTCCATGTTCCGCTTTCGCGTACCATGCTTCCATCAACTTctattaacaaaaatatatttttatttcattcttatatttacgtttattttaaattaatttcaatttatttttaattgcaaATTTAATATCAGTTTTCAAATTAAGCATATACATATAGTGGCTATATAATACTCTTGTTTTCCCATAAAGCTTTTTTTTGTTAAGTTCTATACATATTCCATTTTCACAGTATCACATTTTCAAATCATGTGAAACTGCTACTAGATATTAGTACtaggaaatttaatatatttggtTTTAATTAGTATAAACGCTACAATAAATACAATGGTGTGTACTTTTTGCAACTACTACATTTACAATTAACTTCATTTTACTTGACTGGGCACGTTACAAGTGCGTGCGGGAATAATAATCTCCATGAGACTCTCGATTCGATCGACGAGAAACTATACACGCCATAAGCTCGAATTACAGTTTCCCTTCTGACGACGTAATTTGAACTTTCATACCTGAACGAGTTTCGTCACTATCTTTATAAGTATATCTATGGTCCTCCGAAGCTATAATTTCGTGTCCGTTACCGTCTGATCATTTCGACCCTTTCCAGTGTGTAATTTCTTCGCAACATTTCTAATTAGCTTCTGTCGATTTAtgacaaatttataattttattttaagacTGTCATTatgatgaaattaatatttcactAAAATTTTCGTTATAAAGAGTAACAAGGAAAAATTTTGTTATTATAAGTATCCTggacgaatttttaataagtagAACAGATAAGTATGTCAGAACTAATTCCacgattattatataaataggtGCATAGTTGTACATAACCACTTccgtttgataaaaatattcgaaaaaaaCATGCACCAACTGTGCATGTACTGAAAGTCGACGCTCGTTCGCAGTGTGGATGTCCTCATCTCCGACGTACATGGTGAATTTACTCTTTTCCCATCCAGCTTTCACCTGCACCAAGTATTCTTATATTATATAAGTTTGATTATTACTTTTTCTCACGAAATCGATACAttgttctttgttttttttataataatttcttttaataCTTATTCAAGGCTATTTGCTATAGCTTGCGATTCTTTATCCAAGAAGAGTTCAGCTGATTGTAATGGTTTTACATACGTTAAATAGACTGCGtctaaaataatttatagaatattaaaaaatattcatacacgATACATATTGAACAAGTGATACAGCTATATCTCTTCTCTTGTTAAATTTTTACATCCTTGGTATAGTGAACAtcttgataaaaaatatttgatacatAATAATAGATATATTCTCGCCTGTTAAATGTTTACATCCTTGGtataacatatattttattaaaaaattaacatttatcaattaaatatttaacatataataaacatccttctttttttttttaattacaaacTTCTATGTTCTTTGCATACATTCATTTATCAATACTGATTGATTGTATCGATACACCTAAATCGTGAAAGCCTGGATCGATACACAACCTTGTCCATATAAATACAGCTAATGTACGTCACTGTCAATTGTCAATCTTCAGtttttgtatattaaatataaatgaaatactgCAGTCACTGTGTCATCGATAAAATCAAGATTTATTTGATCTTCGTACTAATCAATTGTGTACACATTACAAATAACGCGGGAGTCACCTGCATAATGGTTTATCCAAACAATTATAACACGTTCCCCTTGTACAAATCGTTGTCTCGAAAAAAATGTGAAACACAGACTCCGAAATCTTCGTTGCGAAATATCCGAAAGTTTATCGATTATACTTACGAGGAAGATCACTCACATAATCGTTCttcaataatatatatatgcatagaaATGGATTGCATGAAATGAATATTGAATAAAGCAATAGCAAAGGCATGATATGTTCCTGTCATTAGTAATGGCAACGATATTTCGCCTTGTAGTTCagtatttgtatttattattaaagtTAATCAGTATTATCTctaatttctatattttcttttcacttCACATAAAAAAAACTTAATCGTAATTGATGACTCATTCTCTATTAGAGTTAAAATGCAATCAATTAAAGGAGTTGCAATCGGCCAAACAATGCAATTGAAAGTCGAAAAGAAATTTCTTGCTAATTACACCTAAATACCTAGTTAAATAAACTTACTAAAACTCCTCTATTTATAGCATTTAATGAAATGTTTTCGTAATTATAAAATCTCTTGAATATAGATTAATCAGTCACACAACAATCAACATGGAAATAATAACAGAAATCCTTCGTGATTATTGATACCTATTTTTTTTGTCGTTCGAATAAGTCTTCGATGATAAGCTCGTGATAGAACAGCTAACATAATTACGATGTCTCGATTGATAAACCCATCGAGTATATACAACCATTGTCCTTAAACATTTCTCTTCTGACAAGCGTCACATGTGGTTTCATTAAAACCGCATCGAGCTTCATATCGAGTTTAATATACAACACGATAATAGTTATCGTTATTCTTGCGCTGGCTTCGCTCCCAACGATACCTCCGATAAATCAGAACCTTTTCAAAGTTACCAGCAACTTTTTGATCACCTTTTCGGGTAAGTACACAAATCTCCAAGTTTTCTCTATTACCGATGTTGATCGATCGATAATCCTATAATTCTgtcaaaatttcattaaaatatggAAAAGAAATTCGTATAAGGAGAAACTTATATTGTAAGATATTTCTCACAAGAGCCTGTTTGAACAAAGCATTCTTCATTCTCGGCATTGATGATTAAGCGATCACAATGTGCATGCGACATTGTTAGCTTCGGATGACAATCATTTGTTGACGACTATTTGAATCATAGAACAACATTCATTTTAGTTTCAGTAGTATCCATAGGATACTTTGTCACGTTTATATTCTCCTTAATGAAGTCCAATTTTGACCcagtaacgtaataatactaATTTGGTTCAATAACAGATAATATTAAGAATAAAAGACAAGATATAGTGATAAGTGTGTAATTGATCCTTAGATATCTATTGGGTTTAAGAAATAAACGTTATTTGTGTATCGACGAGTTATCTCGGACCAAAGATTGAAAATAACAAAGGCATTGTGTGTTTGagcgaagaaagaagagaaaggtgGAATTGATGTAAAAGAGAAGGTATggatgaaaaagagaaagaaaataaattggtGGCGGTGGAAGAAGTGGTAGTGAAAGATGTTATCTCCGTCGACACGACAGACAAAAAGTCTCAAGCATACAAACAATCAAATACATATGCCGCGAAAAAGACTGTAGCACAAGGTATGATGGATGTTGCCCTAATTACCGCCAATGCAAATCAATTAAGATACCTGATTGAATATCAACGAGAGAGCTCCACATTTTTTCTGATTCTGAGTTTAATCATTATCAGTCTCCTTCTTCAGGTATAATACTCCATCAGATTAACGCAATGTTTCTTTCTACTACCTTCTCTAAATTTTAATGAACAACGAATTGCAACAAACTAATATGATACAGATACGAACGAGtatagaatattttttttttctgttttatagAAGAGTATGTTTGATGAGAAAGATGCTATCAAATTTCAGGTGGCCGTAGGCGTCAGTTTGATTTTCAAAGGTCGATTTGACATAAAAGGACAATCGAAATCGCTTCAGGcacgaaaaattaataattacgtGGTAATTGGAGTTTTTCTAATAACTATCATCAACGTATTTATTGCTGCGTTTAGTATATCTGTTCCTGTTCCTACCACATTACCgctgttaaaaaataataattaacagTGATACATGTAAAGAAGTATTTTATATTGATCTTTACGAAAACAGATAGCTCTCTCTTATTCTTTTATCTTTGTATATGAATAACTGATAATAGGATATCTGAAATTGACATATCAaatgtattaatttatatttttgttagaGATAAATTTCCTTTATATTCGAATGTTCTATCCTCTATTAAAATATACTTTCTATTTCTACTTAAATATACTATGTAAtcatattataaataagtaattgataaataaataatttgatatttttctaaaaagaAAGAATCAGATGTTGTCTTTTACTTCGTGATGCATGATTGTCTATTTTAGTAGGTAAGAGCTATAGATTGCGTTAACGTTTACGTCAAAAGTATCTAGTTAACAAGTGATGCAACGTGCAAATTTTCAGGAAATTACTTTATCTAACAGTCTTTTGCTTCAACATCTTTCGTAAACGACTAAGTTATTAACGAATAAGTTACAACATTCTTCGTCTATTCCTTTCTCTTTCGTGTCTATtgatatatttgtattttaaacATTCATCGATAAAGTCAACAATTTCAGTTACATAAATGGCATGAtacatatctttttttttaGGAATTACAATTTTACGAAGAAGCTACTTTCTTCTAAGACTTGGAAAGTTGGTCTTTTATTAGTTTAATGCAATCAATTCGGATATAATTTTAGTCCCATATCATcggtatttctttctttctttttttttacaaaatatttgcttttatacaaaatcatcatttaatatttttcaaaattttgataTGTTTTCTTGTATATTTGAATACAGTTATAACATTCGAATCTCGCAAACGAAGTAATTAATAATGGGTAATTATCGTTACAAGTTTAACgaaaaaatttgaatatttacttCCGGTTCCTTTTTAGTCGCAAATTCCACAcgcatattttatttatctcaTCATATTCATAGCAAAAATATTTAGTTAGACCGATATACATATCTGATCTACTTAAACCTAATTTCCAGTATATATAAAAGCTGActgttaaataaatagtataaaCATTATTTTAACGTATATTCAACGTTCCTTTTAAAACTATGTACACATAACAGATTTAGGTTTCTGCTATCACGAACCCTATCATCTCTGTAGatgaatcttttttcttttttgttcttccacaataacaaagaagaaacattcGTTCAGCATTAGTTCATAAAATTTGCGCTATAAATTATATATGAGTCTATTCCTTTTTTAGTTAATACAAAAAATAATACGGTAGAAGAGGAAGTTGCGTGttaaagtaaattaatatttgttatatGTTCGTTTTTTTATAGTTTTTGATATTTGGTAGTCACAACACAAACCGAATACGATTTGTAACATGTACTATGTTATATGTACATTCAATAGAAGAACAATTTACTTCTTAAAACTGGACAAAGTTACATGCCCATTAATagctctttttctcttttctttttcttcttaaatGCAACAATACTTCTATATAATGCGTTCAAAGTAAAATTTTGTAATCCTTCCATTCTTCACACAATCTTATTAGCTTATCATATGTAACAAGTCTTTTGTTTTAACATCTCTCGCTACTTTCCCTTTATCCTAGTTAACAAATATAGCGTAGATCCCCTCTTTCTCTTAATTACGCTCTCGTCTCGGTATTTTCATATATTCGGCAGTAATCGAAGCAAAAAATCCTGCAACTATGATTTTTCTAGTCAATCGAAAGAGAAGTTCGGACGTCGAACAGCGTTTACGTTACAATAATATTGCatagaatataataaaatacaataactaataattaacatATTCCTTTTCTCTCATTTTTGTGTGACTAGGATTTCTCCATAGTGGCATAAAACTTTTTATCTTGTGCTTCATACACTTCCATAGACAATTTCTCTGTTTCCGCTTCAATCCTGTGGTCTCGACACCTATATCACACACGTGAAAATATACAATTCTTACTACATCGTTAATCGTAACCTTACGTCTACGTACTTTAATAGGATAAATCTAAGAAGAGTCGTTTGATGCGctgctttctttttttaattgaacgAATGAGTTATATTGTCCGACAATGCAGGACTGATCATACTTCATCATGAAGTAAGAAAGTTCATTTAATTCGTTTGTATATTGTAAAACACCATTCTCATGACTTCCTCTCTTAATACAGAGGCCGACAGATATTAGAACTGACATAATAAGTTAATGGATAAaaaaacgtaaaaaaaaaatgagtgtaataaaatattaaaaattatcatCCCTTAATCTATCGGGATATTTAAAGATTCTAGAAACTCCTTTAAGATATAATTTACATCAGTTCAGGGCACCTGTTTTAGCATCGTAGGCGACTAGATACAAGGCCGTTATTTAAATACCTCAAACGAGTTTCCAAGTCTATAAACAAAACAGTAAAAAGAGAGAAGATCGTTTCTTTAACACAGATTTAGTATACTGATAAATTTAAATGTAACTTATGTATACTTTTACAAGGCTCGATTCCCAGTTTTGAAACGTCAGATATATAAGTCGACCTTAACATGCGTAAtacgattaattttataatagatAAAAGCTTAAATTCTTAAAAGTCGATCTGTACAATAATACATATAGATACATTAactatacgtttctttttttttctttcttttttttttttcgagatTTTAGGTGAAGTTCCTATGAATTAACATAGTTTCGATGTATCTTTTGTATACAGTTTAGTATCGAAATTATTGCAATCTCTTCGAgtattaagttagaaaaattgtaatgtttttaatacttttatttcCTTGTTCTATTCTGATTGATAGATCAACTCCAATTAATTTGAAAATCTATTTTACGTTTACAGTTTTGTTCCACCGTAAATGTGCATCTTGGACTATCGGTCGCTAACttaaaattatatgtattttgagTTACACGAATTGGGCAGGACAAACTAAGGCAAATTTCGTAATCACCATGCAGGAAGTGTACTAACTTTTGAAGTAATAGTACAAATTTACATAGAATTTGTAATATTGTTAACTGCACTACATAATTACGCTAGTTTTTACTTaactatatttattattattatatttcttataatatttattgaaacAGCTCGAATAGGTATAATTGTTTCCATGGTATTCACTTTATTTGGCAAATGCTGATCCTCAGTTAAACGAATAAATACTAGTAAAcgaaaaattgatatttttatgcCTGTTGTGTTATATAACATCGTATTTGCTTTATATAATATCTTCTTTTCTCCTTCAGACCAGATAATTGCATGTCACAATTCTTTTGAAATTATACCAGGACCTTTATTCTGCCCTTACCTGCCCTATCCATGTAATTATGCCTTACTTCCTGATAACACATTATGTGATTTCCTTTTCTGGAACATTTACATGTGATTTTCATTCTTCT
This portion of the Bombus affinis isolate iyBomAffi1 chromosome 1, iyBomAffi1.2, whole genome shotgun sequence genome encodes:
- the LOC126916238 gene encoding glutathione S-transferase LANCL1 isoform X1; translated protein: MYIFRMMRQILTFSAGFTYKISREKSLGITYINIINRFKHLICAKMDNRHYDNPFDDYPNVISANVVNATTNEINEDYKETIKIYIKRLIDRLKEKKNHWTYNDDYSIYTGSAGIAYMFYKYGKCFNEPVYIDEAMELLNVCIGKFRGKREITFLTGIVGPLALGAVVFHSEGYSDVAQNMISTVKLLQSVVLNESSDLPDELLYGRAGYLFSLLFLNSNISPAPIENDLIKQVIALIIKSGNLYSASRKYKTPLMYVWHGSEYIGGAHGLGGILYILLQAQQYLTQTQLQKDIKPALDFLQNIRYPSGNFPSSIGSHTDKLVHWCHGAPGMTMLFCLAYEIYKDENYLTTAVQCGEVIWSRGLLKKGYGICHGVAGNAYTFLSLFQQTKDIKYLYRACKFAEWCMDYGTHQSRSPDRPFSLFEGLAGTIYFLIDLQHPLSAKFPAYSI
- the LOC126916238 gene encoding lanC-like protein 2 isoform X2, producing the protein MDNRHYDNPFDDYPNVISANVVNATTNEINEDYKETIKIYIKRLIDRLKEKKNHWTYNDDYSIYTGSAGIAYMFYKYGKCFNEPVYIDEAMELLNVCIGKFRGKREITFLTGIVGPLALGAVVFHSEGYSDVAQNMISTVKLLQSVVLNESSDLPDELLYGRAGYLFSLLFLNSNISPAPIENDLIKQVIALIIKSGNLYSASRKYKTPLMYVWHGSEYIGGAHGLGGILYILLQAQQYLTQTQLQKDIKPALDFLQNIRYPSGNFPSSIGSHTDKLVHWCHGAPGMTMLFCLAYEIYKDENYLTTAVQCGEVIWSRGLLKKGYGICHGVAGNAYTFLSLFQQTKDIKYLYRACKFAEWCMDYGTHQSRSPDRPFSLFEGLAGTIYFLIDLQHPLSAKFPAYSI
- the LOC126919872 gene encoding LOW QUALITY PROTEIN: uncharacterized protein LOC126919872 (The sequence of the model RefSeq protein was modified relative to this genomic sequence to represent the inferred CDS: inserted 2 bases in 2 codons; deleted 1 base in 1 codon; substituted 6 bases at 6 genomic stop codons), giving the protein MQVKAGWEKSKFTMYVGDEDIHTANERRLSKLIRNVAKKLHTGKGRNDQTVTDTKLXLRRTIDILIKIVTKLVQFLVDRIESLMEIIIPXTHLXRAQSSKMKLIKLMEAWYAKAEMERLQEIRSEVNVPXGNDAITANPFQIDRRSSTSKLDFSEITENGMYAISDRDPIAKFLFWSSLTAIQLSHLCGLTIYSSEEFGFVNMFGIPFTYNKDLQEDKALSSDNVLNTNFVXVLNTLEMNNRKYANALTSGMLAADMVYYLVRKRISFRKTYHLTVGVVALSESLXVSLCELTFRQLHIFSEKFVEDMIXVXNFISSAKQYKVTDVTSTSALTEQIGNLRT
- the LOC126916301 gene encoding ninjurin-A-like isoform X1 — encoded protein: MDEKEKENKLVAVEEVVVKDVISVDTTDKKSQAYKQSNTYAAKKTVAQGMMDVALITANANQLRYLIEYQRESSTFFLILSLIIISLLLQKSMFDEKDAIKFQVAVGVSLIFKGRFDIKGQSKSLQARKINNYVVIGVFLITIINVFIAAFSISVPVPTTLPLLKNNN
- the LOC126916301 gene encoding ninjurin-A-like isoform X2 — encoded protein: MDEKEKENKLVAVEEVVVKDVISVDTTDKKSQAYKQSNTYAAKKTVAQGMMDVALITANANQLRYLIEYQRESSTFFLILSLIIISLLLQVAVGVSLIFKGRFDIKGQSKSLQARKINNYVVIGVFLITIINVFIAAFSISVPVPTTLPLLKNNN